The proteins below come from a single Arthrobacter crystallopoietes genomic window:
- a CDS encoding 5'-nucleotidase yields the protein MNALRVLKPHVFFDDQLGHLEGAADEIPSVHVPFGVVNEVKGTQRESLSE from the coding sequence ATGAACGCGCTACGCGTGCTCAAGCCCCACGTATTCTTCGACGATCAACTGGGCCATCTTGAAGGTGCGGCCGATGAGATCCCGAGCGTACACGTTCCGTTCGGAGTAGTGAATGAGGTGAAGGGCACGCAGCGCGAGAGTCTTTCGGAATGA